Within the Streptomyces sp. NBC_00353 genome, the region GGGTGCATTTCGTCTCGCTGGGGTACTCCCGGCAGTCGGTGACCTTCCGCATGAGGCACCTCCGTGCTCCCTTCCACTCTATTGCGGCCGTGCGTGGCGGGTCAGTCCTCCTGGCGCGCGCGGGCGACGGCGAGCGTGACGGCCTCGGCGATGCCGGTCTCCGCCGTCGCCTTGTCGATGCCCAGTCCGCTCAGCACGCCCGAGCCGTCCTCGTGCTCCAGCAGGGCGAGGAGGATGTGCTCCGTGCCCACGTAGTTGTGACCCATCCGCAGGGCCTCCCGGAACGTCAGCTCCAGCACCTTGCGGGCCCCGGCGTCGTACGGGATGAGCTCCGGGAGCTCGTCGGCCGCAGGTGGCAGCGCCTCGGTCGCGGCCTGGCGGACGGAGTCCGCCGCGATGCCCTGTGCCTTGATGAATGCCGCGGCGAGCCCGTCCGGCTCGCTGAGCAGCCCGAGTGTCAGATGCTCGGGCAGGATCTCGTCGTTGCCCGCGGCGCGGGCCTCGTTCTGTGCGGCCATCACGACGTTTCGCGCCCGCGGGGTGAACCGGCTGAACCCCTGACCGGGGTCGAGGTCCGACGGTTCGCCGGGGGCCTTGGCGACGAAGCGCTTCTGGGCCGCCTGCCGGGTGACCCCCATGCTCTTGCCGATCTCCGTCCAGGAGGCTCCGGAGCGCCGGGCCTGGTCGACGAAGTGGCCGATCAGATGGTCGGCCACGTCACCGAGGTGGTCGGCGGCGATGACCGCGTCCGAGAGCTGCTCGAGAGCGTCGGAGTGGACATTCTTGATGGCCTCGATGAGGTCGTCGAGCCGGACCGCGTTCGTCATGCGTACGGGATTCGTCATGCGTCAACCGTAGGTTGACAGCCATGCAGTGTCAACCTTCGGTTGACACTGCATGGAAGGGGGCGTGCGCAGACGCGCAGAGCGCGCCGGTCCGGCAGGTGGCCGGTCCGACGCGCTCGGGTGCGGTTCGCGCCAGGGGGGCGGTGTCGCGTCCGGAGGGGGCCAGGAGGAGTGGTCCGTCCCGGCCAGGCGCCTCAGGTGCGCCCGCGAGTCCCTCGTACGGTCAGAGAACGCCGCAGTCGGCGATGGTGACCTTCGCCCGGGTCTTGCCGCTCTGCGAGCCGTAGGTCTCGATCTTCTTGACCAGGTCCATGCTCTCCTGGCCGTCGACCTCGCCGAACACGACGTGCTTGCCGTCCAGCCACGACGTCACGATCGTGGTGATGAAGAACTGCGAGCCGTTGCTGTTCGGGCCCGCGTTCGCCATCGAGAGCAGGCCGGGCTTGCTGTGCGTGAGCTTGAAGTTCTCGTCGGCGAACTTCTCGCCGTAGATGCTCTTGCCGCCGCGGCCGTCGCCGCTGGTGAAGTCGCCGCCCTGGAGCATGAAGTCGGGGATGACCCGGTGGAAGGAGGAGCCCTTGTAGCCGAAGCCCTTCTCGCCGGTCGCCAGCGCGCGGAAGTTCTCCGCGGTCTTCGGGACCACGTCGTCGAACAGGTTGAACGTGATCCGCCCGGCGGGCTCGTCATTGATGGTGATGTCGAAAAAAACCTTGGTCGTCATGGTTCCATCCTGACATCCGGGCTGTCGGCCACCACCGCACGGGGTGGTCCGAGGGCCCGATCGCCCGGGGACGACCAGGTGGACCGGGAGTGGGACACCGCTGGGTGCGGGCGGCAGAATGAGCTGACGCTGAATCAGAAAAGGTTGCGCTGCACCCCTTTGCCCTCGCTCCGGATCACAGTCCACACTGATGTGTCGCGCACGGCCACCGCTCCCCCCTCGCGTATCCCACCGCGGACGCGGCCGGCGTGTGCACACCCAGCCCCGCGAGACGGTGCCCCACCCCGGCTCCACGTCACCGGTCAAGGACGCCCATGCGACGTTCCACCCTCATCACCCGGGCCCTCGGCAGCACCGCTCTGGTCTGCGCCGCCGTAGCCCTGTCCCTGGTCTTCGTGCGCTACGACGCGCCCGCCCCGCGCTGGGACATGGTCGGCGCACTCGGAGCGGCCGCCGTCACCGCTGGAGCCTGGGCGCTCGCCTGCCGTACGGCGCCGCCGCTCGGCGCCGCGCCGTCCGTCGCGGGAGAGCGGCCGCCGCTGCCGCACCGGCTCCCGCTGCCCGCCCGTGACGTGGGCCGGGCGACCGGAACCGTCCTTCTCGTCCTGACCCCGCTCGTCCTGACCCGGCTGGCCGCCGGTTCGGGTGGGGTGCTCTCAGGTTTGCTGATCATCCTGGTCTTCGTCGTGACGGTGAAAGCCCTCCTCTTCGCTCGCGGCAGGGCCCGCCAGGGCGTGGCGCGCAGCAAGTTCCGCGTACTGGCGGACGACGCCACGCGGGGCGAGCTCCACGCCGTACGTGTCCGGGTCGGCGAACCCGTCCGGATGCGCTACCTCCAGCGTGGCGGCAAGCCGGGCGAACTCGACGTCACCCAGTTCCACTGGCTCGTCCTCCAGGACGGCGAACGTGCGATCAGGCTCGGCGGCGACCCCGAGGAGGTGGGCCGGGCGGCCCTGCGCCTCGGCGGTCAGGAAGGCTGGCTCTGCTGGCCGCAGCGGTGGAAGCTGATCGAGGCGGAGCTGCCCGCGGCATTCGTCTCCGACGGCGGTGAGGTGCTCATGGGGCTCACGGATCCGGACGAGGCGCGCCCGTACCTGACCGAAACCCGCCCCCCGTCGTCCGACCGCGCGGTCCGGCGCCTGCCCCGCACCGCCAAGTTCGCCGCACCTGTGCACACCCGGATACTCGGCGGCGCCCTGCTCGCCGCCCTGCTCATCGCCCCCGTCCTCTACATCGGCCCCGACCGGCTGCCGGCCCTGCTCGACTGGCTCCTGTGCGTCTCGGCGGCGGCGACCCTGGTCGTCCTCGCGCTGCGCGGTATGGGAGAGGCGACCCGGTCGCTGCCCGAAGGTCCGTCGTGGACGGTGGAGGAGGAGTCGGACCCGTCGATCGCGTGACGCCGGTGGGGTGCGACCGAGCGCCGCACCCGGACCTGCGCGGCCGAGTGCGGCGCTCGGTTTCCGCAACGCCACACCCCGCAGGTCTTCGGTTCGTCCTCGGCCGGCCGGCGCAGGCGCGGCGGCCTGTGCCTCGGGCGGGCTGCCGGCACCGGGTACGACCCGGCGGAACTGCAGAGGTGCGCCGTCCGTGCCGGAAGGGCCGACCGGCACCGTCGGATTCGGCGGCGCGGCCCGTTCTTCGTCAGGCCTTTGCATAAAACTGCAGCGATGCGTATAGTCATGCCATCGACGAGGAGGATTTCGATGCCGGTACGTGCAGCGGTAGCAGGAGCAAGCGGATACGCCGGCGGGGAGCTGCTCCGTCTGCTGCTGGTTCATCCCGACGTCGAGATCGGTGCCCTCACCGGCAACACCAACGCGGGGCAGAAACTCGGCGCCCTGCAGCCACATCTGCGCCCGCTCGCCGACCGGGTGCTGCAGCCGACCACCGCCGAGGTCCTCGCCGGACACGACGTCGTCTTTCTCGCCCTGCCGCACGGTCAGTCCGCGGCCGTCGCGCAGCAGCTCGGTGACGAGGTGCTCGTCGTCGACATGGGCGCCGACTTCCGGCTGACGGACGCCGCCGACTGGGAGAAGTTCTACGGGTCGCCGCACGCCGGGACCTGGCCCTACGGTCTGCCCGAACTGCCCGGTGCCCGCGCCGCGCTGGCCGGGGCCAAGCGGATCGCGGTGCCCGGCTGCTACCCGACGGCCGTCTCCCTCGCGCTCTTCCCGGCGTACGCGGCCCAGCTCGCCGAGCCCGAGGCCGTGATCGTCGCCGCGTCCGGTACCTCCGGAGCGGGCAAGGCGGCCAAGCCGCATCTGCTCGGTTCCGAGGTGATGGGCAACATGTCCCCGTACGGCGTCGGCGGCGTCCACCGGCACACCCCGGAGATGGTCCAGAACCTCAGCGCCGCAGCCGGTGAGCCGGTCACGGTCTCCTTCACGCCGACCCTCGCGCCGATGCCCCGCGGCATCCTCGCCACGTGCAGCGCAAAGGCGAAGCCGGGTGTGAGTGCCGAGTCGGTTCGTACCGCGTACGAGAAGGCGTTCGCCGAGGAACCGTTCGTCGATCTGCTCCCCGAGGGGGAGTGGCCCGCCACAGCGTCCGTCTACGGTTCCAACGCCGTACAGATCCAGGTCGCCCACGACGAGGCGGCAGGCCGGATCATCGTCATCAGCGCCATCGACAACCTTGCCAAGGGAACCGCCGGCGGCGCTCTGCAGAGCATGAACATCGCCCTCGGACTTCCCGAGGACACTGGTCTTTCCACGATCGGAGTGGCACCGTGAGCGTCACGGCAGCACAGGGGTTCTCGGCGGCGGGTATCGCCGCGGGGATCAAGGAGAGCGGCAACCCGGATCTGGCCCTCGTGGTCAACAACGGGCCGCGCCGCGCCGCCGCGGGAGTTTTCACCTCCAACCGCGTGAAGGCCGCCCCCGTCCTCTGGTCGGAGCAGGTCCTCAAGGGCGGCGAAGTGACCGCCGTCGTTCTCAACTCCGGTGGAGCCAACGCCTGTACGGGTCCGCAGGGCTTCCAGGACACCCACGCCACCGCCGAGAAGGCCGCCGAGGTCCTGGTCGGCCACAGCGCCGGTGAGATCGCCGTCGCCTCGACCGGGCTGATCGGCACGCTGCTTCCGATGGACAAGCTGCTGCCCGGCATCGAGACCGCCGCCGCGGCGCTGAGCGAGCACGGCGGCGAGAAGGCCGCCATCGCGATCAAGACCACGGACACCGTCCACAAGACGGCCGTCGCGGGCGGCAAGGGCTGGACCGTCGGCGGGATGGCCAAGGGCGCGGGCATGCTCGCGCCGGGACTTGCCACCATGCTGGTCGTCCTCACCACCGACGCCGATGTGGACGCGGCCGGTCTCGACTCCGCGCTCCGCGCCGCCACCCGCACCACCTTCGACCGGGTCGACTCCGACGGCTGCATGTCGACCAACGACACCGTGCTGCTGCTGGCCTCCGGTGCGAGCGGTATCACCCCGGAACAGGGCGAGTTCGCGGAGGCCGTACGGACCGTCTGCGCCGACCTGGCCCGGCAGCTGATCGGTGACGCCGAGGGTGCCTCGAAGGACATCCGGATCGAGGTCATCAACGCCGCGACCGAGGACGACGCCGTCGAGGTGGGCCGCTCCATCGCGCGTAACAACCTCCTCAAGTGCGCCATCCACGGCGAGGACCCCAACTGGGGCCGGGTCCTCTCCGCGATCGGCACGACGAAGGCGGCCTTCGAGCCCGACCAGTTGAATGTCGCCATCAACGGCGTCTGGGTCTGCAAGAACGGCGGCGTCGGCGAGGACCGCGACCTCGTCGACATGCGCTACCGGGAAGTCGAGATCACCGCCGACCTGGCCGCCGGA harbors:
- a CDS encoding Clp protease N-terminal domain-containing protein, which produces MTNPVRMTNAVRLDDLIEAIKNVHSDALEQLSDAVIAADHLGDVADHLIGHFVDQARRSGASWTEIGKSMGVTRQAAQKRFVAKAPGEPSDLDPGQGFSRFTPRARNVVMAAQNEARAAGNDEILPEHLTLGLLSEPDGLAAAFIKAQGIAADSVRQAATEALPPAADELPELIPYDAGARKVLELTFREALRMGHNYVGTEHILLALLEHEDGSGVLSGLGIDKATAETGIAEAVTLAVARARQED
- a CDS encoding peptidylprolyl isomerase, with translation MTTKVFFDITINDEPAGRITFNLFDDVVPKTAENFRALATGEKGFGYKGSSFHRVIPDFMLQGGDFTSGDGRGGKSIYGEKFADENFKLTHSKPGLLSMANAGPNSNGSQFFITTIVTSWLDGKHVVFGEVDGQESMDLVKKIETYGSQSGKTRAKVTIADCGVL
- the argC gene encoding N-acetyl-gamma-glutamyl-phosphate reductase; the encoded protein is MPVRAAVAGASGYAGGELLRLLLVHPDVEIGALTGNTNAGQKLGALQPHLRPLADRVLQPTTAEVLAGHDVVFLALPHGQSAAVAQQLGDEVLVVDMGADFRLTDAADWEKFYGSPHAGTWPYGLPELPGARAALAGAKRIAVPGCYPTAVSLALFPAYAAQLAEPEAVIVAASGTSGAGKAAKPHLLGSEVMGNMSPYGVGGVHRHTPEMVQNLSAAAGEPVTVSFTPTLAPMPRGILATCSAKAKPGVSAESVRTAYEKAFAEEPFVDLLPEGEWPATASVYGSNAVQIQVAHDEAAGRIIVISAIDNLAKGTAGGALQSMNIALGLPEDTGLSTIGVAP
- the argJ gene encoding bifunctional glutamate N-acetyltransferase/amino-acid acetyltransferase ArgJ, which codes for MSVTAAQGFSAAGIAAGIKESGNPDLALVVNNGPRRAAAGVFTSNRVKAAPVLWSEQVLKGGEVTAVVLNSGGANACTGPQGFQDTHATAEKAAEVLVGHSAGEIAVASTGLIGTLLPMDKLLPGIETAAAALSEHGGEKAAIAIKTTDTVHKTAVAGGKGWTVGGMAKGAGMLAPGLATMLVVLTTDADVDAAGLDSALRAATRTTFDRVDSDGCMSTNDTVLLLASGASGITPEQGEFAEAVRTVCADLARQLIGDAEGASKDIRIEVINAATEDDAVEVGRSIARNNLLKCAIHGEDPNWGRVLSAIGTTKAAFEPDQLNVAINGVWVCKNGGVGEDRDLVDMRYREVEITADLAAGSESAVIWANDLTADYVHENSAYSS